One region of Serinus canaria isolate serCan28SL12 chromosome 25, serCan2020, whole genome shotgun sequence genomic DNA includes:
- the PIP4K2C gene encoding phosphatidylinositol 5-phosphate 4-kinase type-2 gamma isoform X50, translating into MAAAAGPCPGPGPGPGPGAARTKKKQKRFVPQRVKLPRAADPLLAVLAWGVTHQINELSQVPLPVMLLPDDFKASSKIKVNNHLFNRENLPSHFKFKEYCPQVFRNLRERFGVDDQDYQVSLARSPPRWVGSGRRLLLSADRTLVLKELSSEDVADVHGLLAHYHQYVVQCHGQTLLPRFLGMYRVSVDSEDTYLLVMRNLFSHRLPVHRKYDLKGSLVDREASDKEKGKELPTLKDVDFLNKNEKVFVEEEQQRDFMDKLKRDVEFLVQQKLMDYSLLLGIHEVERGEQEEEEELEEEELGGGDDGGLGGPYGTSPEGLGGLLNSYRPLGPGEFDPGVDVYALRGAEGAPRREVYFMGLIDVLTQYDARKKAAHAAKTVKHGAGAEISTVHPEQYAKRFLDFITNIFA; encoded by the exons atggcggcggcggcgggtcCCTgtcccggccccggccccgggccAGGCCCCGGCGCCGCCCGCAcgaagaagaagcagaagcgCTTCGTGCCGCAGCGCGTCAAACTGCCGCGGGCCGCGGACCCGCTGCTGGCCGTGCTGGCCTGGGGCGTCACGCACCAG ATCAACGAGCTGAGCCAGGTGCCGCTGCCCGTGATGCTCCTGCCCGACGACTTCAAAGCCAGCTCCAAAATCAAGGTCAACAACCACCTGTTCAACAG GGAGAACCTGCCCAGCCACTTCAAGTTCAAGGAGTACTGCCCGCAGGTGTTCCGCAACCTGCGCGAGCGCTTCGGCGTCGACGACCAGGACTACCAG gtgtccctggcacGCAGCCCCCCGCGCTGGGTGGGCAGTGGGCGCCGCCTGCTGCTCTCGGCCGACCGGACGCTGGTGCTGAAGGAGCTGTCGAGCGAGGACGTGGCCGACGTGCACGGGCTGCTGGCACACTACCACCAG tACGTGGTGCAGTGCCACGGGCAGACGCTGCTGCCGCGTTTCCTGGGCATGTACCGGGTGAGCGTGGACAGCGAGGACACCTACCTGCTGGTCATGAGGAACCTCTTCAGCCACCGCCTGCCCGTGCACAGGAAGTATGACCTCAAG ggctccctggTGGACCGAGAGGCCAGTGACAAGGAGAAG GGCAAGGAGCTGCCCACCCTGAAGGACGTGGATTTCCTCAACAAGAACGAGAAGGTGTTcgtggaggaggagcagcagcgcGACTTCATGGACAAACTCAAGAGGGACGTGGAG TTCCTGGTGCAGCAGAAGCTGATGGACTacagcctgctgctgggcatCCACGAGGTGGAGCGGGGcgagcaggaggaggaggaggagctggaggaagaggagctcgGCGGGGGTGATGatggggggctggggggtccCTATGGCACCTCCccggaggggctgggggggctcctCAACTCCTACCGGCCCCTGGGCCCCGGCGAGTTCGACCCCGGCGTGGACGTGTACGCCCTGCGCGGGGCCGAGG gagccccccGGCGCGAGGTTTATTTCATGGGGCTGATCGATGTCCTCACCCAGTACGACGCCCGCAAGAAGGCGGCACACGCGGCCAAGACCGTCAAACATGGG GCCGGAGCCGAGATCTCCACGGTGCACCCCGAGCAATACGCCAAGCGCTTCCTCGACTTCATCACCAACATCTTCGCCTGA
- the PIP4K2C gene encoding phosphatidylinositol 5-phosphate 4-kinase type-2 gamma isoform X4 has protein sequence MCHMGDPGLSPGSWPPVPWLGHLSPGSVPPGVLVQSPPRGGSVTCVTCVPGWLCHLCPLGVSPVSPAVSPVSLGVAPVSLGGCVPSCVTCAPRCPLQGWLCHLCPWCGCVTCVAVSPVSPLWLCHLCGCVPCVPSCVTCVAVSPVSPLWLCHLYGCVPCPHLCPWWGCVPCPQLCPQLCPPCPQVSLVSPGGCVTCVAVSHVPSCVLCPQVSLVWLCPVSPGVPGVAVSRVPSCVPCPQLCPWCGCVPVSPAVSRVPRCPWCGCVPCPQLCPVSPAVSLVWLSPVSPAVSRVPSCVPGVAVSRVPSCVPCPQVSLVWLCPVSPAVSLVWLCPPCPQLCPVSPRVPGVAVSHVPSCVPCPHVSLVWLCPVSPAVSRVPRCPWCGCVPRVPSCVPCPQVSLARSPPRWVGSGRRLLLSADRTLVLKELSSEDVADVHGLLAHYHQYVVQCHGQTLLPRFLGMYRVSVDSEDTYLLVMRNLFSHRLPVHRKYDLKGSLVDREASDKEKGKELPTLKDVDFLNKNEKVFVEEEQQRDFMDKLKRDVEFLVQQKLMDYSLLLGIHEVERGEQEEEEELEEEELGGGDDGGLGGPYGTSPEGLGGLLNSYRPLGPGEFDPGVDVYALRGAEGAPRREVYFMGLIDVLTQYDARKKAAHAAKTVKHGAGAEISTVHPEQYAKRFLDFITNIFA, from the exons ATGTGTCACATGGGGGACCCGGGGCTGTCGCCGGGCTCCTGGcctcctgtcccctggctgggtcacctgtcccctggcagtgtACCCCCAGGTGTCCTGGTGCAGAGCCCCCCGCGGGgtggctctgtcacctgtgtcacctgtgtccctgggtggctgtgtcacctgtgtcccctgggggtgtcacctgtgtccccagctgtgtcacctgtgtccctgggggtggcaccggtgtccctgggtggctgtgtccccagctgtgtcacctgtgcccccaggtgccccctgcaggggtggctgtgtcacctgtgtccctggtgtggctgtgtcacctgtgtggCTGTGTCACCAGTGTCGCCActgtggctgtgtcacctgtgtggctgtgtcccctgtgtccccagctgtgtcacctgtgtggCTGTGTCACCAGTGTCCCCATTGTGGCTGTGTCATTTGTATGGCTgtgtcccatgtccccatctATGTCCCTGGTGGGGCtgtgtcccttgtccccagctgtgtccccagctgtgtcccccgtgtccccaggtgtcccttgtGTCCCCAGGtggctgtgtcacctgtgtggctgtgtcccatgtccccagctgtgtcctgtgtccccaggtgtccctggtgtggctgtgtcccgtgtccccaggtgtccctggtgtggctgtgtcccgtgtccccagctgtgtcccgtgtccccagctgtgtccctggtgtggctgtgtccccgtgtccccagctgtgtcccgtgtccccag gtgtccctggtgtggctgtgtcccgtgtccccagctgtgtcccgtgtccccagctgtgtccctggtgtggctgtcccccgtgtccccagctgtgtcccgtgtccccagctgtgtccctggtgtggctgtgtcccgtgtccccagctgtgtcccgtgtccccag gtgtccctggtgtggctgtgtcccgtgtccccagct gtgtccctggtgtggctgtgtcccccgtgtccccagctgtgtcccgTGTCCCCACGTGTCCCTGGTGTGGCTgtgtcccatgtccccagctgtgtcccgTGTCCCCACGTGTCCCTGGTGTGGCTGTGTcccgtgtccccagctgtgtcccgtgtccccaggtgtccctggtgtggctgtgtcccccgtgtccccagctgtgtcccgtgtccccag gtgtccctggcacGCAGCCCCCCGCGCTGGGTGGGCAGTGGGCGCCGCCTGCTGCTCTCGGCCGACCGGACGCTGGTGCTGAAGGAGCTGTCGAGCGAGGACGTGGCCGACGTGCACGGGCTGCTGGCACACTACCACCAG tACGTGGTGCAGTGCCACGGGCAGACGCTGCTGCCGCGTTTCCTGGGCATGTACCGGGTGAGCGTGGACAGCGAGGACACCTACCTGCTGGTCATGAGGAACCTCTTCAGCCACCGCCTGCCCGTGCACAGGAAGTATGACCTCAAG ggctccctggTGGACCGAGAGGCCAGTGACAAGGAGAAG GGCAAGGAGCTGCCCACCCTGAAGGACGTGGATTTCCTCAACAAGAACGAGAAGGTGTTcgtggaggaggagcagcagcgcGACTTCATGGACAAACTCAAGAGGGACGTGGAG TTCCTGGTGCAGCAGAAGCTGATGGACTacagcctgctgctgggcatCCACGAGGTGGAGCGGGGcgagcaggaggaggaggaggagctggaggaagaggagctcgGCGGGGGTGATGatggggggctggggggtccCTATGGCACCTCCccggaggggctgggggggctcctCAACTCCTACCGGCCCCTGGGCCCCGGCGAGTTCGACCCCGGCGTGGACGTGTACGCCCTGCGCGGGGCCGAGG gagccccccGGCGCGAGGTTTATTTCATGGGGCTGATCGATGTCCTCACCCAGTACGACGCCCGCAAGAAGGCGGCACACGCGGCCAAGACCGTCAAACATGGG GCCGGAGCCGAGATCTCCACGGTGCACCCCGAGCAATACGCCAAGCGCTTCCTCGACTTCATCACCAACATCTTCGCCTGA
- the PIP4K2C gene encoding phosphatidylinositol 5-phosphate 4-kinase type-2 gamma isoform X10, translating to MCHMGDPGLSPGSWPPVPWLGHLSPGSVPPGVLVQSPPRGGSVTCVTCVPGWLCHLCPLGVSPVSPAVSPVSLGVAPVSLGGCVPSCVTCAPRCPLQGWLCHLCPWCGCVTCVAVSPVSPLWLCHLCGCVPCVPSCVTCVAVSPVSPLWLCHLYGCVPCPHLCPWWGCVPCPQLCPQLCPPCPQVSLVSPGGCVTCVAVSHVPSCVLCPQVSLVWLCPVSPGVPGVAVSRVPSCVPCPQLCPWCGCVPVSPAVSRVPRCPWCGCVPCPQLCPVSPAVSLVWLSPVSPAVSRVPSCVPGVAVSRVPSCVPCPQVSLVWLCPPCPQLCPVSPRVPGVAVSHVPSCVPCPHVSLVWLCPVSPAVSRVPRCPWCGCVPRVPSCVPCPQVSLARSPPRWVGSGRRLLLSADRTLVLKELSSEDVADVHGLLAHYHQYVVQCHGQTLLPRFLGMYRVSVDSEDTYLLVMRNLFSHRLPVHRKYDLKGSLVDREASDKEKGKELPTLKDVDFLNKNEKVFVEEEQQRDFMDKLKRDVEFLVQQKLMDYSLLLGIHEVERGEQEEEEELEEEELGGGDDGGLGGPYGTSPEGLGGLLNSYRPLGPGEFDPGVDVYALRGAEGAPRREVYFMGLIDVLTQYDARKKAAHAAKTVKHGAGAEISTVHPEQYAKRFLDFITNIFA from the exons ATGTGTCACATGGGGGACCCGGGGCTGTCGCCGGGCTCCTGGcctcctgtcccctggctgggtcacctgtcccctggcagtgtACCCCCAGGTGTCCTGGTGCAGAGCCCCCCGCGGGgtggctctgtcacctgtgtcacctgtgtccctgggtggctgtgtcacctgtgtcccctgggggtgtcacctgtgtccccagctgtgtcacctgtgtccctgggggtggcaccggtgtccctgggtggctgtgtccccagctgtgtcacctgtgcccccaggtgccccctgcaggggtggctgtgtcacctgtgtccctggtgtggctgtgtcacctgtgtggCTGTGTCACCAGTGTCGCCActgtggctgtgtcacctgtgtggctgtgtcccctgtgtccccagctgtgtcacctgtgtggCTGTGTCACCAGTGTCCCCATTGTGGCTGTGTCATTTGTATGGCTgtgtcccatgtccccatctATGTCCCTGGTGGGGCtgtgtcccttgtccccagctgtgtccccagctgtgtcccccgtgtccccaggtgtcccttgtGTCCCCAGGtggctgtgtcacctgtgtggctgtgtcccatgtccccagctgtgtcctgtgtccccaggtgtccctggtgtggctgtgtcccgtgtccccaggtgtccctggtgtggctgtgtcccgtgtccccagctgtgtcccgtgtccccagctgtgtccctggtgtggctgtgtccccgtgtccccagctgtgtcccgtgtccccag gtgtccctggtgtggctgtgtcccgtgtccccagctgtgtcccgtgtccccagctgtgtccctggtgtggctgtcccccgtgtccccagctgtgtcccgtgtccccagctgtgtccctggtgtggctgtgtcccgtgtccccagctgtgtcccgtgtccccag gtgtccctggtgtggctgtgtcccccgtgtccccagctgtgtcccgTGTCCCCACGTGTCCCTGGTGTGGCTgtgtcccatgtccccagctgtgtcccgTGTCCCCACGTGTCCCTGGTGTGGCTGTGTcccgtgtccccagctgtgtcccgtgtccccaggtgtccctggtgtggctgtgtcccccgtgtccccagctgtgtcccgtgtccccag gtgtccctggcacGCAGCCCCCCGCGCTGGGTGGGCAGTGGGCGCCGCCTGCTGCTCTCGGCCGACCGGACGCTGGTGCTGAAGGAGCTGTCGAGCGAGGACGTGGCCGACGTGCACGGGCTGCTGGCACACTACCACCAG tACGTGGTGCAGTGCCACGGGCAGACGCTGCTGCCGCGTTTCCTGGGCATGTACCGGGTGAGCGTGGACAGCGAGGACACCTACCTGCTGGTCATGAGGAACCTCTTCAGCCACCGCCTGCCCGTGCACAGGAAGTATGACCTCAAG ggctccctggTGGACCGAGAGGCCAGTGACAAGGAGAAG GGCAAGGAGCTGCCCACCCTGAAGGACGTGGATTTCCTCAACAAGAACGAGAAGGTGTTcgtggaggaggagcagcagcgcGACTTCATGGACAAACTCAAGAGGGACGTGGAG TTCCTGGTGCAGCAGAAGCTGATGGACTacagcctgctgctgggcatCCACGAGGTGGAGCGGGGcgagcaggaggaggaggaggagctggaggaagaggagctcgGCGGGGGTGATGatggggggctggggggtccCTATGGCACCTCCccggaggggctgggggggctcctCAACTCCTACCGGCCCCTGGGCCCCGGCGAGTTCGACCCCGGCGTGGACGTGTACGCCCTGCGCGGGGCCGAGG gagccccccGGCGCGAGGTTTATTTCATGGGGCTGATCGATGTCCTCACCCAGTACGACGCCCGCAAGAAGGCGGCACACGCGGCCAAGACCGTCAAACATGGG GCCGGAGCCGAGATCTCCACGGTGCACCCCGAGCAATACGCCAAGCGCTTCCTCGACTTCATCACCAACATCTTCGCCTGA
- the PIP4K2C gene encoding phosphatidylinositol 5-phosphate 4-kinase type-2 gamma isoform X8 has product MCHMGDPGLSPGSWPPVPWLGHLSPGSVPPGVLVQSPPRGGSVTCVTCVPGWLCHLCPLGVSPVSPAVSPVSLGVAPVSLGGCVPSCVTCAPRCPLQGWLCHLCPWCGCVTCVAVSPVSPLWLCHLCGCVPCVPSCVTCVAVSPVSPLWLCHLYGCVPCPHLCPWWGCVPCPQLCPQLCPPCPQVSLVSPGGCVTCVAVSHVPSCVLCPQVSLVWLCPVSPGVPGVAVSRVPSCVPCPQLCPWCGCVPVSPAVSRVPRCPWCGCVPCPQLCPVSPAVSLVWLSPVSPAVSRVPSCVPGVAVSRVPSCVPCPQVSLVWLCPVSPAVSRVPTCPWCGCVPCPQLCPVSPGVPGVAVSPVSPAVSRVPRCPWCGCVPRVPSCVPCPHVSLARSPPRWVGSGRRLLLSADRTLVLKELSSEDVADVHGLLAHYHQYVVQCHGQTLLPRFLGMYRVSVDSEDTYLLVMRNLFSHRLPVHRKYDLKGSLVDREASDKEKGKELPTLKDVDFLNKNEKVFVEEEQQRDFMDKLKRDVEFLVQQKLMDYSLLLGIHEVERGEQEEEEELEEEELGGGDDGGLGGPYGTSPEGLGGLLNSYRPLGPGEFDPGVDVYALRGAEGAPRREVYFMGLIDVLTQYDARKKAAHAAKTVKHGAGAEISTVHPEQYAKRFLDFITNIFA; this is encoded by the exons ATGTGTCACATGGGGGACCCGGGGCTGTCGCCGGGCTCCTGGcctcctgtcccctggctgggtcacctgtcccctggcagtgtACCCCCAGGTGTCCTGGTGCAGAGCCCCCCGCGGGgtggctctgtcacctgtgtcacctgtgtccctgggtggctgtgtcacctgtgtcccctgggggtgtcacctgtgtccccagctgtgtcacctgtgtccctgggggtggcaccggtgtccctgggtggctgtgtccccagctgtgtcacctgtgcccccaggtgccccctgcaggggtggctgtgtcacctgtgtccctggtgtggctgtgtcacctgtgtggCTGTGTCACCAGTGTCGCCActgtggctgtgtcacctgtgtggctgtgtcccctgtgtccccagctgtgtcacctgtgtggCTGTGTCACCAGTGTCCCCATTGTGGCTGTGTCATTTGTATGGCTgtgtcccatgtccccatctATGTCCCTGGTGGGGCtgtgtcccttgtccccagctgtgtccccagctgtgtcccccgtgtccccaggtgtcccttgtGTCCCCAGGtggctgtgtcacctgtgtggctgtgtcccatgtccccagctgtgtcctgtgtccccaggtgtccctggtgtggctgtgtcccgtgtccccaggtgtccctggtgtggctgtgtcccgtgtccccagctgtgtcccgtgtccccagctgtgtccctggtgtggctgtgtccccgtgtccccagctgtgtcccgtgtccccag gtgtccctggtgtggctgtgtcccgtgtccccagctgtgtcccgtgtccccagctgtgtccctggtgtggctgtcccccgtgtccccagctgtgtcccgtgtccccagctgtgtccctggtgtggctgtgtcccgtgtccccagctgtgtcccgtgtccccaggtgtccctggtgtggctgtgtcccgtgtccccag ctgtgtcccgTGTCCCCACGTGTCCCTGGTGTGGCTGTGTcccgtgtccccagctgtgtcccgtgtccccaggtgtccctggtgtggctgtgtcccccgtgtccccagctgtgtcccgtgtccccaggtgtccctggtgtggctgtgtcccccgtgtccccagctgtgtcccgTGTCCCCAC gtgtccctggcacGCAGCCCCCCGCGCTGGGTGGGCAGTGGGCGCCGCCTGCTGCTCTCGGCCGACCGGACGCTGGTGCTGAAGGAGCTGTCGAGCGAGGACGTGGCCGACGTGCACGGGCTGCTGGCACACTACCACCAG tACGTGGTGCAGTGCCACGGGCAGACGCTGCTGCCGCGTTTCCTGGGCATGTACCGGGTGAGCGTGGACAGCGAGGACACCTACCTGCTGGTCATGAGGAACCTCTTCAGCCACCGCCTGCCCGTGCACAGGAAGTATGACCTCAAG ggctccctggTGGACCGAGAGGCCAGTGACAAGGAGAAG GGCAAGGAGCTGCCCACCCTGAAGGACGTGGATTTCCTCAACAAGAACGAGAAGGTGTTcgtggaggaggagcagcagcgcGACTTCATGGACAAACTCAAGAGGGACGTGGAG TTCCTGGTGCAGCAGAAGCTGATGGACTacagcctgctgctgggcatCCACGAGGTGGAGCGGGGcgagcaggaggaggaggaggagctggaggaagaggagctcgGCGGGGGTGATGatggggggctggggggtccCTATGGCACCTCCccggaggggctgggggggctcctCAACTCCTACCGGCCCCTGGGCCCCGGCGAGTTCGACCCCGGCGTGGACGTGTACGCCCTGCGCGGGGCCGAGG gagccccccGGCGCGAGGTTTATTTCATGGGGCTGATCGATGTCCTCACCCAGTACGACGCCCGCAAGAAGGCGGCACACGCGGCCAAGACCGTCAAACATGGG GCCGGAGCCGAGATCTCCACGGTGCACCCCGAGCAATACGCCAAGCGCTTCCTCGACTTCATCACCAACATCTTCGCCTGA
- the PIP4K2C gene encoding phosphatidylinositol 5-phosphate 4-kinase type-2 gamma isoform X6 — MCHMGDPGLSPGSWPPVPWLGHLSPGSVPPGVLVQSPPRGGSVTCVTCVPGWLCHLCPLGVSPVSPAVSPVSLGVAPVSLGGCVPSCVTCAPRCPLQGWLCHLCPWCGCVTCVAVSPVSPLWLCHLCGCVPCVPSCVTCVAVSPVSPLWLCHLYGCVPCPHLCPWWGCVPCPQLCPQLCPPCPQVSLVSPGGCVTCVAVSHVPSCVLCPQVSLVWLCPVSPAVSRVPSCVPGVAVSPCPQLCPVSPGVPGVAVSRVPSCVPCPQLCPWCGCPPCPQLCPVSPAVSLVWLCPVSPAVSRVPRCPWCGCVPCPQVSLVWLCPVSPAVSLVWLCPPCPQLCPVSPRVPGVAVSHVPSCVPCPHVSLVWLCPVSPAVSRVPRCPWCGCVPRVPSCVPCPQVSLARSPPRWVGSGRRLLLSADRTLVLKELSSEDVADVHGLLAHYHQYVVQCHGQTLLPRFLGMYRVSVDSEDTYLLVMRNLFSHRLPVHRKYDLKGSLVDREASDKEKGKELPTLKDVDFLNKNEKVFVEEEQQRDFMDKLKRDVEFLVQQKLMDYSLLLGIHEVERGEQEEEEELEEEELGGGDDGGLGGPYGTSPEGLGGLLNSYRPLGPGEFDPGVDVYALRGAEGAPRREVYFMGLIDVLTQYDARKKAAHAAKTVKHGAGAEISTVHPEQYAKRFLDFITNIFA, encoded by the exons ATGTGTCACATGGGGGACCCGGGGCTGTCGCCGGGCTCCTGGcctcctgtcccctggctgggtcacctgtcccctggcagtgtACCCCCAGGTGTCCTGGTGCAGAGCCCCCCGCGGGgtggctctgtcacctgtgtcacctgtgtccctgggtggctgtgtcacctgtgtcccctgggggtgtcacctgtgtccccagctgtgtcacctgtgtccctgggggtggcaccggtgtccctgggtggctgtgtccccagctgtgtcacctgtgcccccaggtgccccctgcaggggtggctgtgtcacctgtgtccctggtgtggctgtgtcacctgtgtggCTGTGTCACCAGTGTCGCCActgtggctgtgtcacctgtgtggctgtgtcccctgtgtccccagctgtgtcacctgtgtggCTGTGTCACCAGTGTCCCCATTGTGGCTGTGTCATTTGTATGGCTgtgtcccatgtccccatctATGTCCCTGGTGGGGCtgtgtcccttgtccccagctgtgtccccagctgtgtcccccgtgtccccaggtgtcccttgtGTCCCCAGGtggctgtgtcacctgtgtggctgtgtcccatgtccccagctgtgtcctgtgtccccag gtgtccctggtgtggctgtgtcccgtgtccccagctgtgtcccgtgtccccagctgtgtccctggtgtggctgtgtccccgtgtccccagctgtgtcccgtgtccccag gtgtccctggtgtggctgtgtcccgtgtccccagctgtgtcccgtgtccccagctgtgtccctggtgtggctgtcccccgtgtccccagctgtgtcccgtgtccccagctgtgtccctggtgtggctgtgtcccgtgtccccagctgtgtcccgtgtccccaggtgtccctggtgtggctgtgtcccgtgtccccaggtgtccctggtgtggctgtgtcccgtgtccccagct gtgtccctggtgtggctgtgtcccccgtgtccccagctgtgtcccgTGTCCCCACGTGTCCCTGGTGTGGCTgtgtcccatgtccccagctgtgtcccgTGTCCCCACGTGTCCCTGGTGTGGCTGTGTcccgtgtccccagctgtgtcccgtgtccccaggtgtccctggtgtggctgtgtcccccgtgtccccagctgtgtcccgtgtccccag gtgtccctggcacGCAGCCCCCCGCGCTGGGTGGGCAGTGGGCGCCGCCTGCTGCTCTCGGCCGACCGGACGCTGGTGCTGAAGGAGCTGTCGAGCGAGGACGTGGCCGACGTGCACGGGCTGCTGGCACACTACCACCAG tACGTGGTGCAGTGCCACGGGCAGACGCTGCTGCCGCGTTTCCTGGGCATGTACCGGGTGAGCGTGGACAGCGAGGACACCTACCTGCTGGTCATGAGGAACCTCTTCAGCCACCGCCTGCCCGTGCACAGGAAGTATGACCTCAAG ggctccctggTGGACCGAGAGGCCAGTGACAAGGAGAAG GGCAAGGAGCTGCCCACCCTGAAGGACGTGGATTTCCTCAACAAGAACGAGAAGGTGTTcgtggaggaggagcagcagcgcGACTTCATGGACAAACTCAAGAGGGACGTGGAG TTCCTGGTGCAGCAGAAGCTGATGGACTacagcctgctgctgggcatCCACGAGGTGGAGCGGGGcgagcaggaggaggaggaggagctggaggaagaggagctcgGCGGGGGTGATGatggggggctggggggtccCTATGGCACCTCCccggaggggctgggggggctcctCAACTCCTACCGGCCCCTGGGCCCCGGCGAGTTCGACCCCGGCGTGGACGTGTACGCCCTGCGCGGGGCCGAGG gagccccccGGCGCGAGGTTTATTTCATGGGGCTGATCGATGTCCTCACCCAGTACGACGCCCGCAAGAAGGCGGCACACGCGGCCAAGACCGTCAAACATGGG GCCGGAGCCGAGATCTCCACGGTGCACCCCGAGCAATACGCCAAGCGCTTCCTCGACTTCATCACCAACATCTTCGCCTGA